The proteins below are encoded in one region of Coffea arabica cultivar ET-39 chromosome 4c, Coffea Arabica ET-39 HiFi, whole genome shotgun sequence:
- the LOC140004768 gene encoding uncharacterized protein, with the protein MNKLCEKFHFKQYKSSMYYAAANGLAEAFNKTLCNLLKKIVDKSRRDWHLRIGEARWAYRTTFRTPTQATPYALVYGVEAVLPLECQIPSLRIAIQEGLSEEDNVCLRLEELEALDEKRLETQQRIECYQARLSKAFNKHVRPRSFQVGDLVLAVRRPIILTHGGQRKFTPKWDGPYVVREVYTNDSYKLIAEDGLRVGPINGKYLKRYYA; encoded by the coding sequence ATGAACAAGCTTTGCgaaaagtttcatttcaaacaatACAAATCTTCCATGTACTATGCTGCTGCAAATGGACTCGCTGAAGCATTCAACAAGACCTTATGTAATCTGTTGAAGAAAATCGTGGATAAATCGAGAAGGGATTGGCATCTTCGAATTGGAGAAGCACGTTGGGCATACCGAACTACTTTTCGAACTCCCACGCAAGCAACCCCATACGCACTTGTTTACGGTGTTGAAGCTGTTCTTCCACTTGAGTGTCAAATACCTTCGCTAAGAATTGCAATTCAAGAAGGGCTAAGTGAAGAAGATAATGTCTGTCTTCGCCTCGAGGAGTTAGAAGCACTCGACGAAAAGAGATTGGAAACCCAGCAACGGATTGAGTGTTATCAAGCCCGCCTTTCAAAAGCATTTAATAAACATGTCCGGCCACGCTCTTTCCAGGTTGGAGATTTAGTACTCGCTGTTCGGAGACCAATCATTCTCACTCATGGCGGACAAAGAAAGTTTACTCCTAAGTGGGATGGTCCATATGTTGTTCGGGAAGTGTATACAAATGACTCATACAAGTTGATTGCTGAAGACGGGTTAAGGGTTGGCCCCATCAATGGCAAGTACCTAAAAAGGTACTATGCGTAA
- the LOC140004769 gene encoding uncharacterized protein encodes MYLMNPLVFVAPIPGKPLILYISAQERSVEALLAQENDEGKENALYYLSRMMTPNELNYSPIEKLCLALIFVIQKLKHYFQAHTIRLISKSNPIKYVMAKPVLSDRLARWYLQFQQFEIIYVPAKAVKGQILADFLADHPIPAEWELTDELPDEEVFMVESPWLMYFDGTAHRDGAGAGVVFYTPEADVLPYSFTLTCRCSNNVAEYQALILGLETAVDMKQLHLRVYGDSKLVVNQLLGIYDVKKPELIPYYKYARQLMGYLDSVTIEHIPRNFNQQADSLARVASMITLPSHRNQISICQNWVIPPMFDEEGDGEEENTYHIFVHEIEREDWRHLIIDYLNHGKLPEDPKKRVDIRRRAPRFIYYKGTLYRRSFDGCFYEVLEKMRPCKQWRRLTLGYAVLTSLARNYTFTLKEWDTTGQQW; translated from the coding sequence ATGTATCTCATGAATCCTCTAGTTTTCGTTGCACCCATCCCAGGAAAACCATTGATTCTCTATATTTCCGCTCAAGAACGATCGGTTGAGGCCttacttgctcaagaaaatgatgaaggtAAGGAGAATGCGCTGTATTACTTGAGTCGGATGATGACACCTAATGAGCTGAATTACTCACCCATCGAGAAGTTGTGCTTGGCACTTATATTTGTCATTCAGAAGctaaaacattattttcaagCACACACTATTCGACTCATATCTAAGTCTAATCCCATTAAATATGTGATGGCAAAACCTGTACTGTCTGATCGGCTCGCGAGATGGTACCTCCAGTTTCAACAATTCGAAATTATTTATGTACCTGCGAAGGCTGTCAAAGGACAAATATTAGCAGACTTTTTAGCCGATCATCCCATACCTGCCGAGTGGGAGTTGACTGATGAACTCCCCGATGAAGAAGTGTTTATGGTCGAATCCCCGTGGTTAATGTATTTCGATGGGACTGCTCACCGTGATGGAGCTGGTGCGGGAGTTGTGTTTTATACTCCTGAAGCAGATGTATTGCCATACTCCTTCACTTTAACATGCCGATGTTCAAACAATGTGGCCGAATATCAGGCGTTGATTCTTGGTCTTGAAACGGCTGTAGATATGAAGCAGTTGCATCTTAGAGTCTATGGTGATTCAAAATTGGTGGTAAATCAACTTCTTGGTATTTATGATGTCAAGAAACCTGAATTGATCCCATATTATAAGTATGCAAGACAACTCATGGGATATTTGGATAGTGTCACTATAGAACATATCCCTAGAAATTTCAACCAACAAGCTGACTCTTTGGCAAGAGTGGCGTCCATGATCACTTTACCTTCTCATCGAAATCAAATTTCAATATGTCAGAATTGGGTCATACCTCCGATGTTTGACGAAGAAGGTGATGGTGAGGAAGAAAATACTTATCATATTTTTGTTCATGAGATCGAAAGGGAGGATTGGCGTCACCTCATCATTGATTATCTTAATCATGGGAAGTTACCAGAAGATCCTAAGAAAAGGGTTGATATACGTCGTCGAGCACCACGTTTCATTTACTACAAAGGGACGCTTTACCGAAGGTCATTCGATGGGTGTTTCTACGAAgtcttggagaagatgaggccaTGCAAGCAATGGAGGAGGCTCACTCTGGGATATGCGGTGCTCACCAGTCTGGCTCGAAATTACACTTTCACATTAAAAGAATGGGATACTACTGGCCAACAATGGTAA